The sequence GCCGTGGCAGAAGCCGCCCGGAACATCGTTTGTTCGGGTGGAGAGCCTATTGCAGTTACTAATAACCTGAATTTCGGCAACCCGTATGTGCCGGAAGTCTACTGGCAGTTTGTTGAGGCCGTTCAGGGTATGGGCGAAGCCTGCCGCCGGTTCAGTACGCCCGTTACGGGAGGTAATGTCAGTTTTTACAACCAAAGCTCCGACGATGGCCCGGTGTTCCCAACGCCAACGATTGGTATGCTGGGTCTGATGGAACACCCCAGCCACCGAATGACACTCGATTTTAAAAATGAAGATGATCTGATTTATCTGGTTGGCCCTTCAACCGATGACATTGCCTCGTCGGAATATCTGTATTCATACAAGGGCATTAAAGCTTCTCCAGCACCGAACTTCGACTTTGAGACCGAGTGGCGTATCCAGGAATCGATCAAAACAATGATTCGAAATGGCTGGATCAAATCTGCCCATGACATATCGGACGGTGGCCTGTTCGTAACCCTGGCCGAATCGGCAATGGCGGGCGACAAAGGATTCCAGATCGAAACCGATGACCGCTATCGTACGGATGCATTCCTGTTTGGTGAAAGCCAGAGCCGGGTCGTTATTTCGATCTCGCCTGACCAGCAACAACACGTTGAAGGATATCTGGATGATACGATTCTGCCCTTTGCCTTTTTGGGAAAAGTAACCGCTGGTGGTTTCGTCGTCGACGATATAGCCGTACTAACCCTGGCCGAAGCAAAAGACAGCTACGATAACGCTCTAGGTAAAATTATGAGCTAACTGCTCCAATACGAATGAATAAAGCCTATTTTGAAACCTATCTCGAACGGCAGAAAGCTGCCTATGATGCTATCCCTATTGATCAGGTAGAACATATTATCAATCTGATCAAAAAATGCTGGGAAGAAGATCGTCAGCTCTTTGCGTTCGGGAATGGAGGTAGCGCGTCGAATGTTTCGCATTTTATTACCGATCTTGGCAAAAGCGCATCCGATCGGATGGGGAAACGGTTCCGTTGCTTATCCCTGAATGAAAGTATTTCGTGGATTACGGCCCTTGGCAATGACTATGCCTACGAGGATGTGTATGTCCAGCAATTGCACAATTATGCGCAACCCGGCGATCTGGTACTAACGTTGAGCGTTAGTGGAAACTCGCCCAATGTGGTAAAAGCGATTCACTGGGCGAAGGAAAATGGCTTAACAACCATTGCCCTGGTTGGTGGCAAGGGCGGTCGGCTCGCTGCCATTGCCGATGAAGTCATTATTGTTCAGGACGAACACTATGGCCGTGTTGAAGACGCCCAGATGACCATCTGCCACATGCTGTGCTATGGGTTTATTGAATCATAATGAATTGAGAAGAGACGCGCTATCCTGCGTCTCTTCTCATCATGAATAGCGATCATTACGCCAGGGATATGCCGTGTTTGAATAACCACGCTCTTCCCAGAAACCGAGCTGATTTTTAGTCAAAAACTCAATGCGTTTGATCCATTTAGAGCCTTTCCAGGCGTAGAGCTGGGGTGTAATCATACGCAGTGGTCCACCATGTTCGCGGGCCAAAGGCTGACCATCGGCCGTATGAACCAGCAACACATCGGGCTTGAGCGCTTCCTCGAGCGACAGATTGGTCGAATAACCATCATATCCGTAGCACATTACATGCGTTGTGGTACTTTTCGGATCGACCAGAGCAGCCAGGTCCATAAACCGAACTCCAACCCACGGAACGTCCAGCCGCGACCAGGTGGTTACGCAGTGAAAATCGCTGGTATCCTCAACCTGTGGTAATGCCATCAGGTCTTCCCATTTCAGCCGAATCGGGTTCTCTACTTCTCCATCAATGTTGAGTTGCCATTTGTCGAGCGGAATACTGGGCTGATAACCAAGGTCGAGGACGGGCCATTTTGTTGTGACTGTCTGCCCGATGGGTATTGTGGGCATGCCGTGTCGGTTTGGTAAACCCGATCCGCGTGGCTGCTCATCGGTCATGGATGGCGTTTGCGCCATTTTCTCTTCGAACCGACGCTTCAGTTTCATCCGTGCATCGATAATCCGATCGAGCTTATCAGGGTTTTCAGAGGATGTATTGGCTTCCATACAGATACCATTTTTAGTAAAACTCGGATTTTCGCTCAGAACCGTGCCACGGTTACTGATGCTGTTCCTGGTAACCGTGGCACGGTTCTGAGCGACTGCTTAGGCCACCCGTACGTAACTTCCCAGCAGTTTTACTTCGGCCGCATGATGATTTAGAATTTCCTGCAAATCCGGGTCGTCAGAATGACCTTCACATTCAATCAGGAACCAATAGCGAAATGTTGCCCCTTCGCGCAGGGGGCGGCTTTCGATTTTGGTCAGGTTAATATTCCGGGCATTGAATTCCTGCAGGAACTCGGCCAATACACCCGGCGATTCGGTGTTAGGCAGCTTGGCAATGATTGTTGTTTTATCGCTGCCACTCGGCTGATTTTTAAAATCTTTGGCCAGAATCAGGAACCGGGTGCGGTTCAGATCACTATCTTCAATATTGTCGAATAAAACAGGAACATCGAACAGTTTGGCCGCAATGTGCGAACAGACAGCTGCCGTATGTGGATTTTGGGCAGCCAGTTTAGCCGCTCTTGATGTCGATTCGACCGGAACCAGTTCCGCCTGCAAACCCTCAAAGGAATCGTTAAGGAACTTGCTGCACTGCCGAAATGCAATATCCTTGGAATAGATCTGCGTGATTTCGGCCAGATTTTCGGTCTGGGTCGCAAAAGTAAAGTGGACAGGAATCTGAACCTCGGCTGCAATGGTCAGGTCTTTTTCGAGCAGCAGGTCGATCGCTTCTTCGACGATACCCTCCTGATTATTTTCGATCGGAATGACACCAAACCTGACCCGTCCTGTTTCTACACTCTCGAATACCGATCGGATGGTTGGCAAAGCCATGTAGGCACTCATCGCCCCGAAACGGCTTTCGGCGGCCTGGTGTGTAAAACTTCCTTCCGGACCTAAATAGGCGACCCGCTCCGGTAATTCAAGATTGCGCGATACCGCAAAGATTTCCAGAAAGATAGCCTCAATCGCCGGGCGATTCATCAGGCCGTTGTTCTTCGTCTGCAAACGGTCTATTATTTGCTTCTCGCGCTCAGGGCGATAAATAACGGCGTTTGTCGAACGTTTGAGTTCGCCAACCCGACGCACAAGTTCCATTCGCTGGTTGAGGAGTGTCAGGAGTTGATCATCAAGCGCGTCGATGTCATTACGGAGGGATTCGAGAGTCATTTTTTGTCAGTCGCGTGCCGTCATCTGCCAGCACAATAAAAAAGCAGTAAGCAGTATACTGCAAAAGTACACTGCCTACTGCCTCCTGCAAACTCTTGACTAAACTAAAGCCGCATCTTCTATATCTTTCTCGATGCGCAGGTTGTCGATAATAAACCGCTGACGATCGGGGGTGTTCTTACCCATGTAGTAGCTGAGCAATTTTGGGACGGATGTTTCTTTCTCCATGATCACCGGTTCCAGGCGCATGTTTTCGCCGATAAACAGCCCGAATTCTTCCGGTGAAATCTCACCCAGACCCTTGAATCGGGTGATTTCGGTTTTTTTGCCCCCTCTCAACAGCTTGTTGATCGCGTTCTGCTTTTCTTCATCTGAGTAACAATAGGTCGTCTCCTTATGGTTTTTAGGGTTACGTACCCGAAACAATGGCGTCTCAAGAATATACAGGTGGCCATTACGAACCAGATCCGGAAAAAATTGCAGGAAGAATGTCAACATCAAGAGTCGAATATGCATTCCATCGACATCGGCATCGGTGGCAATCACAATTCGATTGTAGCGAAGCCCCTCCAGCCCGTCTTCAATGTCGAGCGCGTGCTGAAGCAGGTTAAATTCTTCGTTTTCATACACGACTTTCTTGGTGAGACCAAAACAATTCAGGGGTTTACCCCGCAAGCTGAATACGGCCTGCGACTGAACGTTACGTGATTTTGTGATCGAACCACTGGCCGAATCGCCTTCGGTAATGAAAAGCGTTGACTGATAGCGGTCTTCGGCTTTCAAATCAGGCAGATGATTGCGGCAGTCGCGAAGTTTTTTATTGTGAAGACTTGCTTTTTTGGCACGATCATTGGCCAATTTTTTTATACCGGCGAGTTCCTTCCGTTCCCGCTCTGATTGTTCGATACGTTTCTTGAGCGCATCACGAACAGAGGGGTTCATGTGCAGGAAATCGTCAAGCCGTTCTTTGACGAAATCTTTAACAAATGAGTTGACCGATTGGGCATTCGACTCGGGTGACATATTGATCGAACCAAGCTTCGTTTTGGTCTGCGATTCGAACACTGGCTCCTGTACGCGAATACTTACGGCTGCAATTATTGACGCTCTGACATCGGCTACGTCATAATTCTTGTCAAAGTGTTTGCGAATGGTTTCAACGATTGCTTCGCGCAATGCCTGAAGGTGCGTTCCACCCTGGGTAGTATACTGACCATTAACGAATGAATAATATTCTTCGCCATACTGGTTACCATGCGTCATGGCAATTTCCAGGTCATTACCCTTCAGGTGAATGATCGGGTAACGCAGTGAGTCTTCGTCTTTTTTGGTCTTGTCACGAAGAAGATCTAGCAAACCATTTTGTGAAACGTATTTTTGCTTATTGAATGTAATTGTCAGACCTGCATTCAGATAGCAGTAGTTCCAGATCATGTTCTCCAGAAACTGCGGTATATAATGAAAATGCTTAAATACAGTATCGTCTGGTTCAAAACAAATAAGGGTTCCGTTCCGCTCGCTGGTTGGTTCTTCGCCCTGATTTTTAAGGATACCCCGTTCAAATTCAGCCCAAACGGTGCGTCCCTCGCGGAAAGCCTGTACCCGAAAGTAACCCGACAACGCATTGACCGCTTTCGTACCGACTCCGTTGAGGCCAACCGATTTCTGAAAAGCACCGGAGTCGTATTTTCCACCGGTATTGATTTTGGAGACAACTTCAACAACTTTACCAAGCGGAATGCCCCGGCCGTAGTCGCGAACTTCAACCCGGTGATCGGTAACACGCACGTCGATGTTCTTTCCGAAACCCATCACGTGTTCATCGATGCAGTTGTCGATCGTTTCTTTAATCAGGACGTAGATGCCGTCATCGGCGGCAGCGCCATCGCCAAGTTTGCCAATATACATGCCCGGCCGAAGGCGGATGTGTTCGCGCCAATCGAGTGAACGGATACTGTCTTCGTTGTACTGTACGGGCTGATTTGCCTGTTCTGTCATGGACGGTTTATAGGTAATTTAAGAACGAACGAATGGTTTTACATACCAAAGTTCAAATTAATACATTAGAAAAATCATACCTATAGCAGGCATGGGAATAAAAGACTCCGGATAGTAAGAAATCGTTCATAATCCGGCAAAAGTTCATTTACTTTGCCGACTGAACATAAGAAACGTACTACACAGGCAATTATGTCGTTACATACAGGCCCTTTTAACTGATTGGTCAGCAGCCTTCGACATCTTAAAAATATGCAAAAAATCCGAAATAATCACAACTTCGTGTTAAAATATTTTTATGACATTACGGCGCAATTCTCGCGCCAACTGAGCGCCGGTCTGGCCGTGATGAGTTTAGGCCTGGTTAGTCTTTCGGTACAGGCTCAGGTTGCTCCGGCCGCCGGAACAGGGAGCGGAGCCGGAACAACAACCTCCCCTAGTTCCGGTCGCGCCGGTAGCACGCCAGCCGCCACACAGGGTGCTACAACAGGGCAGGGGACAGCTCTCCCTCAGGGTGTCAATATTAACAATTTGCCCGCCAATATACAGCAGCAGATCAAACAACAGGGTGGGCAGATCCCCGGCAAAAACGTTACTACTGGCCGCACAACCTCCCAGCCGACGAATCAGACGGAACGGACGAATGCAACCGTTCCAGGCGATACCAGCGACACGGGGCCAACAACCAGTGCAGAGGTAATTGAAGATGGATACGAACGGGCACGGCGTCGTGAAAAAGAGGAAAAGCGCCAGAAGTTATTTGGCTATACGCTCTTCAACGATCCGGCCATGAAAGAGGCTTTCCAGCCAAATATAAGTATTGCAACTCCCCGAAATTATATAGTGGGCCCAGGGGATCAGCTCAATATCCGGCTTTATGGCTATTCTGAGTTTGATTTTACCCAAAAGGTATCGCCAGAAGGCGCTGTTTATTTTGCGAATCAAACGGGAATTGGACCAGTCTACGTATCTGGCCTCACTGTTGAGCAGGCCAGAGCGCGGATGATTAGTCGCTTATCGTCAAAATTTGTTGGCTTACGAAACTCATCCTATGGCCCCGCCAATACGTTTCTGGAAGTATCATTGGGTAGCATACGTAGCATTCGGGTAACGGTAACGGGGGATGCTGTTCGGCCAGGTACATATACGCTCTCATCCCTATCGACGGTGATGAATGCAATCTATCAGGCGGGCGGTCCTAATGAACTCGGCTCGTTCCGGAAGGTGCAGCTGATACGCAATAACAAAGTTGTTGCCAACCTCGATTTGTACGACTACCTGCTGAATGGCACACAACAGAATGATTTCCGCCTGCAGGACAACGACAACATTCGGTTCACAACGTATCTTGTACGAGTTGAAATTATCGGAACCGTGAAGCGCAATAACATCTTCGAGATGTTGCCCGGTGAAACGTTCGACCGACTTTTATTCTACGCGGGTGATTTTGCCGCCAATGCTTACAAAGGCCGGGTAAAAGTAAAGCGCCTTACCGACCGTGAGCTGAAAGTGATTGATGTAACGGCAGCCGAGTTCAAGTCATTTACCATGCAGGATGGCGATGAAGTGACAGTAGAACAATTGCTGGATCGTTTCGAAAACCAGGTAACCATCGAAGGTGCTGTTTACCGGCCAGGGCAATTTTCGCTTGATCAGAACAAGACACTTAAAGACCTTATTCGCTCGGCAGAAGGGCTCAAAGGGGATGCCTTCCAGGGACGTGTGAATATTGTCAGAACGCGCGAAGATCTGGCGATAGAAAATATCACGGTTAATCTGGCCGACATCATGGCCGGAACTGCCCCCGACATTCAACTTCAG comes from Spirosoma aureum and encodes:
- a CDS encoding D-sedoheptulose-7-phosphate isomerase; amino-acid sequence: MNKAYFETYLERQKAAYDAIPIDQVEHIINLIKKCWEEDRQLFAFGNGGSASNVSHFITDLGKSASDRMGKRFRCLSLNESISWITALGNDYAYEDVYVQQLHNYAQPGDLVLTLSVSGNSPNVVKAIHWAKENGLTTIALVGGKGGRLAAIADEVIIVQDEHYGRVEDAQMTICHMLCYGFIES
- a CDS encoding sulfite oxidase-like oxidoreductase; this translates as MEANTSSENPDKLDRIIDARMKLKRRFEEKMAQTPSMTDEQPRGSGLPNRHGMPTIPIGQTVTTKWPVLDLGYQPSIPLDKWQLNIDGEVENPIRLKWEDLMALPQVEDTSDFHCVTTWSRLDVPWVGVRFMDLAALVDPKSTTTHVMCYGYDGYSTNLSLEEALKPDVLLVHTADGQPLAREHGGPLRMITPQLYAWKGSKWIKRIEFLTKNQLGFWEERGYSNTAYPWRNDRYS
- the pheA gene encoding prephenate dehydratase, translating into MTLESLRNDIDALDDQLLTLLNQRMELVRRVGELKRSTNAVIYRPEREKQIIDRLQTKNNGLMNRPAIEAIFLEIFAVSRNLELPERVAYLGPEGSFTHQAAESRFGAMSAYMALPTIRSVFESVETGRVRFGVIPIENNQEGIVEEAIDLLLEKDLTIAAEVQIPVHFTFATQTENLAEITQIYSKDIAFRQCSKFLNDSFEGLQAELVPVESTSRAAKLAAQNPHTAAVCSHIAAKLFDVPVLFDNIEDSDLNRTRFLILAKDFKNQPSGSDKTTIIAKLPNTESPGVLAEFLQEFNARNINLTKIESRPLREGATFRYWFLIECEGHSDDPDLQEILNHHAAEVKLLGSYVRVA
- a CDS encoding DNA topoisomerase IV subunit B gives rise to the protein MTEQANQPVQYNEDSIRSLDWREHIRLRPGMYIGKLGDGAAADDGIYVLIKETIDNCIDEHVMGFGKNIDVRVTDHRVEVRDYGRGIPLGKVVEVVSKINTGGKYDSGAFQKSVGLNGVGTKAVNALSGYFRVQAFREGRTVWAEFERGILKNQGEEPTSERNGTLICFEPDDTVFKHFHYIPQFLENMIWNYCYLNAGLTITFNKQKYVSQNGLLDLLRDKTKKDEDSLRYPIIHLKGNDLEIAMTHGNQYGEEYYSFVNGQYTTQGGTHLQALREAIVETIRKHFDKNYDVADVRASIIAAVSIRVQEPVFESQTKTKLGSINMSPESNAQSVNSFVKDFVKERLDDFLHMNPSVRDALKKRIEQSERERKELAGIKKLANDRAKKASLHNKKLRDCRNHLPDLKAEDRYQSTLFITEGDSASGSITKSRNVQSQAVFSLRGKPLNCFGLTKKVVYENEEFNLLQHALDIEDGLEGLRYNRIVIATDADVDGMHIRLLMLTFFLQFFPDLVRNGHLYILETPLFRVRNPKNHKETTYCYSDEEKQNAINKLLRGGKKTEITRFKGLGEISPEEFGLFIGENMRLEPVIMEKETSVPKLLSYYMGKNTPDRQRFIIDNLRIEKDIEDAALV
- a CDS encoding SLBB domain-containing protein, producing the protein MQKIRNNHNFVLKYFYDITAQFSRQLSAGLAVMSLGLVSLSVQAQVAPAAGTGSGAGTTTSPSSGRAGSTPAATQGATTGQGTALPQGVNINNLPANIQQQIKQQGGQIPGKNVTTGRTTSQPTNQTERTNATVPGDTSDTGPTTSAEVIEDGYERARRREKEEKRQKLFGYTLFNDPAMKEAFQPNISIATPRNYIVGPGDQLNIRLYGYSEFDFTQKVSPEGAVYFANQTGIGPVYVSGLTVEQARARMISRLSSKFVGLRNSSYGPANTFLEVSLGSIRSIRVTVTGDAVRPGTYTLSSLSTVMNAIYQAGGPNELGSFRKVQLIRNNKVVANLDLYDYLLNGTQQNDFRLQDNDNIRFTTYLVRVEIIGTVKRNNIFEMLPGETFDRLLFYAGDFAANAYKGRVKVKRLTDRELKVIDVTAAEFKSFTMQDGDEVTVEQLLDRFENQVTIEGAVYRPGQFSLDQNKTLKDLIRSAEGLKGDAFQGRVNIVRTREDLAIENITVNLADIMAGTAPDIQLQREDQIIITSRFDLTEQAGVSVQGEVNLPMEGIPYMANMTLEDALLRAGGLKESAAASLVEVVRRKKDVDPRSTSAQVAETFRFNVNRDLSINADENRFILQPFDQILVRKSPNYLVQTYANVEGEVIVPGAYPIRSKDQKISDLVSLSGGLTPQAYVEGATLIRRVQLSADELARRQKSVDDLAEAATSGKAVVETETLSADKPESIGINLKKILAKPGSSEDILVQEGDILRIPKILETVRIQGEVLLPTTVKYRSGQNFQDYISQSGGFTSKSQRRKSFIVYANGSVDRTRKFMFFNIYPRVEPGSEVIIPKKTGTPLTPQQILSSTAGTISSLLSVIGLVIALSRVGN